In Mycolicibacterium nivoides, the DNA window GACCCGTGGGATCCGAACACCGAACCCACCCCAGAGACCGAGCAGGCCGACCAGCAAGCCGAGTTGCTTGCCGAGGCTGAGGCCGAACTGGACAGGCAGATCGGCCTGGTCGAGGTCAAGCGGCAGGTGCACAAGCTGCGGGCATCTGCGAAGGTCAACAAGGTTCGGGAGGAGCGTGGTCTGCCGCTGATCGTCCGCAGTCACCACATGGCGTTCACCGGGCCACCCGGGACCGGTAAGACCACCATCGCCCGTGTGGTGGCCAACATCTATTGCGGCCTGGGGATTCTGCCCACGCCGAAAGTCGTTGAGGCCAAACGCGCTGACTTCGTCGCCGGCTATCTCGGGCAGACCGCCGAGAAAACCGACAAGAAGATCGACGAGGCCTTGGGTGGGGTGTTGTTCATCGACGAGGCCTACACGCTGATCCAGGAAGGCCTGTCGGGCGGGGACGCCTTCGGCAAGGAGGCTGTCGACACACTCCTTGCCCGCATGGAGAACGATCGGCATCGGCTCATGGTGATTATCGCCGGCTATGACGACGAGATCGACCGCTTTCTGGCGTCCAACGAAGGTCTGGGAAGCCGGGTACCGCGGCGGATCCGGTTCGCGTCCTACATCCCGACCGAGCTGGGTGCGATCGCGGCTTCCATAGCGGCCCAGAAAGAGTCGACCATCGACCCGGTGGCCAGCGAGCTTCTGGAGCGGGTGTGCGCCAAGCTGGCCGAGCACCAGGTGGAGACAATCGACTCCGACGGGCAACCCGGTAAACCGCGGCGTGTTCTCGACGTCGCCGGCAACGGCCGCTTCATTCGCAACGTGATCGAGGAGAGCTTCGACGAGCAGATGCTGCGTATCGCCGAAGAACTCGACACCGGCGAGGTCGATGACACGACCATGACCACTATCACCGAGCGCGATATCGCCGCGGCTTTGCGAACAGTTCTGGCCACCGCTGTCCCGGGGGCCGTCGATCTCGACTCGGTCATTTCGACCACAGCCTGACCCATTCCGAGCCGCAGACACCGCCCGCTCATGTCGCCAGCGCCACACCTGTTGGCAGGGCTGTTTCACAGCGATGTGCGACTCAGGGGTGCTTCAGCACAGGATTGAGGGTAACGATGTTTGCGAGGCAACCTACGCAAGTAGGTTGACGACGTGCATATCGATCGTGTGGACGTCGAGCGGTTCCTGGGGTTTGAGCGGCTGAGTATCGAAGTCGACCCCCAGCTGCAGCTCATCGCGGGTCCGAACAACGCCGGTAAGTCCTCACTGCTCCGTATGCTTGAGACATTCTTCGCGGACCCGTCAAGCATGGACCTCCAGCGGCTGAAACCGCTACACGACTATTACGTTCACGGCGGACCGCGCATGATGTCGAGCATTCAGGTGCAGTTTGCTGGCCTAACCGAGGACGAAGCAGCTGACTTCTCCGATGCGGTGGTAAGGAGAAACGGAACTTTCTGGGTCAAGATCTCTTGCACCCGGGGCGGGACGATCAGCTACCACACGAGCCGCAATTCGCCACGCGCCCGCGACATCTACCAACGGGTGCTGGAATCCTTCAGCTTCGTCAAGATCCCATCTGTCCGTGTGAGCGAGACAGGCAAAGGGGAGAACGACCAGTCGCTGCTTCGTCTGCATGAGACCCTCGAAGGCGTTCTGGTGCGCTCAGGCGGTTCGCGCAAGACCCAGTTGCAGAAGGAGTTCGAAGACGCGATCGCTCCGGTCGAGGAACTCGTACACAGAGTGCTAAGCGACTCGATCGAGGCAGTCGCTTCCGAATTGCCGTTCCGGGAGCGCGATCTCGGTATAAAGCTGCCAGACTCCCGGCACGCGCTGCGTGGCATGCTCAGCGAAGCCGTCATCACGAGCAGAGACGAGATCGAGGTTTCCATCGCCGAGCGCGGTACGGGTTTCCAGTCTGCAATGGTGCTCGGCATCCTCCGGTATGTCGCATCGCGGAGCAACCAGACAGCGGGCAAAGTTGTGTTCGTCATCGAGGAGCCTGAGGCGTTCCTCCATCCACAAACTCAGCGTGCGATGGCGAAAATCCTCCGGGATATATCCAGCGACGCACAGCTTCTCGTGACGACCCACAGCCCGGTCCTCGTGGACTCCTTCTCCGTCCGCCGCATCGTCCGACTGCCGCTGAGTCCGTCCGGGACCAACTACGAGGCGAAACGGCAAGAGCTGTCGGAGGCCGAAGAGGGGCGGCTGTCGCGAGACTGCGACGCGACCAACAGCGAGTTGATATTCGCGAGCGCAGTGATTCTTGTCGAGGGGCACGGCGACAAACTGCTCGTTGACTACCTACTGGAGAGAATCACAGGCGGGGCCGGCGGGCACTATGCCATCGGCATCACCGTGATCGAAGCGTCGAGCATCGACAACATTCCCCGTCTGCTCCGCCTCGCGCAGCTCTTCGGGGTGCAGGCCTACTGCATCACCGACAAGGACGGGATGCACAAGGCTGGCGACGGCAAGCGCAAGGTGCTGGGGATCCTGAAGGCGAAGGATTCTCCACCGTCGCAAAGCGAGGTCTCACAGCTGTGTGTCCTGGCCGACAGGCATGTGTCCAAACTGACGGCAGCGTTAGAGCAGCAGGAGGAGCTGAACGCCAAGCTCAATGCGTGGGATGTGTTCGTGCTTGCATCTGACCTAGAGGGCCTTCTGCTTGACACCGTGGGGCAGAAGCGCCTTGCGGAGAAGCTCGGTCCAGACGGTGTGAATCAGGTCGACAGAGCAACCGCGACACGGTTCGCCGAAGGGGGCCAGGGCAAGGAGGAACTGGCTTCTTGGCTTGGTTCCAAGGGCTGGAACTCCACCAGCAGAAAATCCGGCAAGGCGAAACCCCATCTGCCGTCGGCGCTGCTGAGGGAACACTTAAGCGAGCGGACATCAACCCGCGCTATCCGTCCACTGGAAGAATGGCTCCGGGGCATTGTCTCGGAGCATGAGCGATCACCACTCTGAACCCCGCCTTCCGTCCGGGTCCGCGGCCGATTCCGAGGTTCATGCCGACGCGGGCCCCGGCAATTGAACAGGTGGTTGGTGCCTTGGCTGTTGGGGTGTTCGTCCTGCTGCACGCCGGCAGTGATCCGGTGGTGCTGCGCGCCGGCTGCTTGAGCATGAACGGTTCACGGCTTATCAGTAGTTAACTACACAATGTGGGCGCACAATGCGTGTTGAACTGCGTATTTATCGTCGGGTACATGTACTCTAAGAGTGTGCGTAGCAATATCAACCCTCTCGCCACGCCGATGCGGCGTGTTGCTTGCGCTCTCTGTTTTTGTGTGCGAAATTCGCCGTGTGAACCTACAAGAGCGGTTGCGCAAGGCGGTGTCGGATCATGGGCCGTCGTTGGCGACTCTGCGTTACGACTTGGAGGTGGTGATCCCCAAGGTTGGCCAGATGTGGCAGCCGTTGTTCGAGGATCCGTTGGATATTCATGGTCAGGCGTTTTGTACGTGTGTGCGCCAGATGGTGTTGAGGATGCGCGAGCTTCGCAAGCCGATCCCTGGGGACACGTTGTTGACTTCTCGTGGCAGTGGGTTGTCGGTGCAGATCGCCGATTCGCGGGGGATGGATTTTCGTGCGCGACGGTGGCCGTCGAAGGTGTTGCACGGGGAGCGAGTTCGGGTGGTGACGCATCCGACGGGCGGCGATCTTCGGGTGCTGCGGCCGCCGAAGGCTCAGGTCGACGAGCAGATGTTGTTGGACGAGGACGAGCCGGCGCAGTTGTTTCCGTCGCCGATTGTGACTCCGGCCGGTACACCGGATATCTTCGCCCTGTGGTGGCCGACCGACGATGGGTGGGGATTGTCGGAGGCGGTGTTGGCGTTCGTGGTGGATGTGGACAATGCGTCGCGGGTGCAGATTTTGGCAACCGAGCCGCTGCCTCCAGTCACCGACTCTCCGCTGGTGACTCCGTCGGCGCAGGGTCAGGGGCCCAGGGACGACTTCGGCGAGTACGAGCCGCCGGCGCTGGGGACGGGCGAGGATCCCGAGGAGCCGGCTTAAGGGGTCGTGGTGTCGGGGGTCGATGCGAATGTCGGCGGGTGGCTGTTGAATCGAGGTCGCAATGACGACGACCGTGGACGTGTATGGGTTGCGGGTCAACCAGGCCCGGGTCATGCGCGCGATGACTGCCACTGCGGTGATGGAAGCGTTGGGCTGGAAGCATTCTCGGCTGAACCGGTTGGAGAAGTCGACCACGACGGCGTTGCCGATCAAGGATTTCGACCGGCTGGTGGCGGTGTTGCGGTTCCCGGCGAAATTTTTCACCACCGCTCCGACGTCGCGGGTGCACCAGTCGGATCTGTTGTTCCGTGCGCCGCGGTCGATCACGGCGACCGAGCGGGAGTATTTGGCGCAGTTCGCGGCATTGGCTGGGGAGTTTCTCGACGAGCTCAATGGCCGCACTCAGTTACCTGCGGTGAAGTTGCCGATACTTCCGATCGACACCGCAGTGACCCAGGCCGCTGCGGCGGTGCGTGCCAGTTGGGGGTTGGAGCACGATCAGCCGATCGAGTACCTGACGCATGAGATCGAGCGCAGCGGTGTGGTGGTCGTGGTGCGCCGCTTGCTGACCTCCTCGTCACGGCGGATCCTGGGTGACGGGGATTCCACCGGCAAGATCGACAAGCATTTGGGTTATTCGGTGCGTGTCGGGGAGTTCAATACCCGGCCGTTGATCGTTGTGCGGCAATCGAATTCGTGGGAACGGACCCGCTGGACGCTGGCTCATGAGGTGGGTCATCTGGTGTTGCATGCCTCGGGCAGCGTCACCGAGGCCTGCGAGGAGCAGGCGTCGCAGTTCGCCTCGGAGTTGTTGGCGCCGGCGGCGGTGCTGGCCAAGGACGTGTCGCGGGCTCCGTCGCTGGCGGAGTTGTTGCCGGTGAAAGCAAAGTGGGGTGTGTCGCTGGGGGCGTTGATCAAGCATCTGCATACCTCGCAGTTGTTGACTGGGGCGCGGTTTGAGGCGTTGCGCCGCCAGCTCTACACCCGGGTCAATCCGGATACCGATACGACGTGGGGTCGGGTGGAGCCGGGCTGGAATGACCGTGAGGTGGAGCGGCCACGATTGATCAGCAAGTGGCTGGAGATGGCGTTTTCGGCGCGTTCGGCGGCGATGCTGGCCCCCTATGACTTGGTGTGGCCGCAGGATCTGCTGGAGGACTTCATGGCCGGGCAGCGGGCCGCCCCGGGCGCGGCGGCGGTGCGGGTGGCCGCCGGCAGCGGCAGAGCGACGGTCGGACCCGGGTCATCGGCGCCCAGTACGGGCAGCAATGTGATTCCGTTGCGGCAGCGAAGCCGGCGCGGCTAGAACACAAGGGGGGCCGGTGGCGCGAGTGCAGCGGGTGATCTTTGCCGACCAGCCTGTCACCTACACGGTCGTTGGCGCCGATCATCTGCCGGTGGCCCCGGCTGCGGAGTATCTGAGGTTTCTGCGTGAGGGGGGCGCGTCCCCGCACACGGTGCGTGGCTACGCCGCGGGGTTGGCGCGGTGGTTCACGATGCTCGACGTCGGGCCCCACCGCGACGGCGAGCACCCGATCTACCCGGTGCGCACCCCGCGGCGATCGGCTACCCCTGTCTTGTCGCCTGCCCAGGTGGCCACGATCCTCGATGGCTGCTCGGTGCAGCGCGACGGGGACTGGACCGGCGGGGCCGCCGCGGTGCGCAACCGATTGTTTTTCGCAGTACTGGCCGAAACGGGAATGCGTCTGGGCGAGGCCTTATCACTGCGGCACAACGATTTTCATATCGGCGCCGGTGCGACCCCGTGGATCGACATTGTGGAGCGCCAAGATCATCCCCATGGTGCTCGGGTCAAGACCGGGCCGCGGCGGATCTATGTCGGTGATGACCTGGAGGCACTGTATTCAGAGTATGTGTGGCAGTTGGTCGCGATGAACGCCGACCAGGTGGTCGATGATCTGTCGAATCATTTCGTGTTCGTCAATCTGCAACGGGGACCGCGTTTTTCGCCGATGCGCCAGGAGAACATCTACGAGAAGGTGCGCGGGCTGCGCACAGCGCATCGGAGTCTGCCGCCGGATTGGTCACCGCACTGGCTGCGCCACACTCACGCCACCGCGTTGCTGCTGGCGGGGGTGCCTGAGCATGTGGTGATGCGGCGTCTGGGCCACGCCGATGTGCAGACCACTCTGTCCACCTACGGCTGGGTCACCCAGGACGCGGCGATGCGTTCACTGGCCGAGTGGAAAAACTATGTCGCCGGATGGAAAGGACTTCACGATGGCCAGCAATGAGGGCCGCCTGACCACACCGGTAGGCGACCTCGGTGCGGTGGCGTGGCAGGCGCAGTGGGCCCAGGTACCCGCCGAATGGCGCCGCCCGGCCTATCAGGTGCATCTGCCCCCGGCAGATCGGGTGTTCCTGTCCCGCAAGAACGATCTGCCGCCCGCTGCGACCGCTGGGGTGTACGACTTCACCCCGCAGGCCACACCGGCGCGGTTCGCCGACGAGATCGCCTGGTGGGTGTGGGTGTGCTACCACGAGGGGCTGCGCAAGATCGAGCATTCCCTGCTGCGCTGGGCCACCCAGGCCATCAGCGCCGCCGCGGCCGAGTACCGCAGTGCGCACGGCCGCCACCCGGTGAGCATCACCGACCTGGCGGTCAACGACATGGTGCGCCACGCGGTCGTGGTGTTCGAGCGGCGCAATGCGCGGCTGCCCGCCGGCGGCACACGCCGCAATATTGTGGGCCTGATCGAGCATCTGCACCTGTTTGTGTCGGTGCGGGCCAGCGCCATCGACTGGTGGGCCTATGACACCTGGGATCTGCGGGCCGATCCACGGATCCCGCAACGCGAACACGAACCGTGCCACGAGAAGACGGTGCGCATCGGCGCGATCGAACCAGCGTGGCTGCGCGAAGGGGTGCGGTTTTGGCTGCGCACCTGCCTGGATGCGGAGTTGCTGCGCTGGTCATCGGCAGTCGATCGTGCCCGCGAGATGGCGCGCCATTTCGGTGAATTCGTGATCGCGCGTGGCTACACCGATCCCGTCTTATCCGATGACCCGGCGCAGCTACGCCTGATTTTCACTACCTACAACGAATACCTGCGCTCCCCAGCCGCGGCTGCCCGACCTGACAAGCCGTTGTCTGCCACGGCGATCGGCGACAGCCAATCTCAGATCCAGAGCTTCTACACGTTCATGCTCGACCATGCACCCGAGGCCGCGGCAGCCACCGGCGATGCGCGTTGGGAGAACCTGTCCGCGGCGCACACCCGGTTGTGGGGGCCGGCGTTTCGCACCCGCCGCGCCCACCGCACCCGGGAATTGACCTGGTACTCCACTGGAGAACTGCAGCAGATGCTGGCCTACCTCGACGTGCTCGCCGCCCAACGGGGCGCCCTGGTGTCGGTGACCCATCCCGATGGCACCGTGTCGCTGATCAAAGGCCTCGGCGACCCCCAGGCCGCCCGGATCTGGCTGCTGCAAGCACTGACTGGGCGGCGGGCCTCAGAAATTCTCATGCTCGATCACCACCCGCTCGAAGCGATCCCCGGCGCGGCGCGGCCCACCGCCACCGATGACCCCGATGTGTTCGTGGCCAAACTGCGCTACCAACAGACCAAAGTCGACGGGGTCATCCCCACCATCCTGGTCGAGCAGGCCGTGGTCAACGTCATCGCCGAGCAACAGCGCTGGCTCGCCGACACCCACCCCAGCCTCACCCCGAAATACCTGTTCATCGCGGTCAAACAAAACCTGGCCGGGCGCCGGCCCCGCCCGTATGCAACGTATCGGGCCTCCCTGGACAAGCTCGATGCCATCCATGGTCTCAGCGATGCTGCGGGAAACCCGTTGCGGTTCACCCAAACGCATCGGCTGCGCCACACCCGGGCCACCGAACTGCTCAACGACGGCGTGCCGATCCACGTCGTCCAGCGCTACCTGGGCCACAAGAGCCCCGAGATGACCATGCGTTATGCCGCGACACTGGCCGCGACCGCCGAAGCGGAGTTCCTCAAACACAAGAAGATCGGCGCTCACGGCACCGACATCGGAATCAGCCCGTCTGACATGTTGGACATGACCCAGCTCTCAGTGCGCACCGACCGGGTCTTGCCCAACGGGGTGTGCCTGCTGCCGCCACTGAAAACCTGCGACAAGGGCAACGCCTGTCTGTCGTGCGGGCATTTCGCCACCGACGCCACCCACCTCGACGAACTCAAAGATCAGCACGCCAAGACCACGGCGCTGGTCGAGATCAGACGTCAGCAGTACCGCCAGCGCACCGGCCGCGAACTCACCGATGACAACGTATGGGTCGCCCAACGCCTGCGCGAATTGCATTCCCTGCAAGCCATCCTGGACCGCCTGACCGCAGATCAACGCACCCATCAGGAGGCGATCGCCGGGGCCGGGACGGCCAACCGCATCCCGCTGCAACCTGTGGCCACCCGCGGTGCGCACGATTCAGCACTGCGCAAAGCCGATCCTCACACACCCGCATGACCGTCACCCCCGCCTCCCTCACCGCCCTTGAGGCCAGCGCCCGCAAACGCAGCGCCGACGTCGAGGCCCGTATCGATCGGGCCCTGAAGAAGATGCGCAAGCAGGGCCTCGACATCAACGTCAGCAGCCTGGCCCGCCACGCCGGAGTGTCACGCAGCGTCATCCACCGCCGCCCCCAACTGCGAGAACAGATCCGCACCACCCAGCCGCTGGCCGCCGCCCCCGATCCACCGCCACCACCGGCTACCGACACCGAGAGCAGCATCATCACCGCGCTACGGACCCGCCTGAAGGCACGAGACGCCCAGATCGCCGACCTGAAAGCCCAACTGCGCGAACGCGACCACATCATCGCGACCCTGCACGGGCAACTGGCCGGCAAACCCCACCCGGACACCAACTCCTAGCTGGCTGGTTGTGCGGGTCGCTGCGTGGTTTGCGCGGTGATGAAGTCGTCGACGATGCGGGTGCAGTCGTGGTGGCCGATGGCGCGTAGGCCGGTCATTCTGGCGAAGACCAGGGGGCCGACCAGTTGGCACAGTGCCAGTTCGATGTCGAGTTCGCCGAGTTGGTCGAAGGTTTCGGGGCTGTGCAGGATTTCGTCGAAAGGCCGCCGGTACTGCTCGATCACCCGGGTGCGCAGCATGCTGGCGGTGGCGTGTTGGCCGGTATCGCTGTCGCTGTCGTGCGTTTCGGTGGGGCCCAACGCGGCCCAGGCCAAGGTGGTGACGTGCAGCGGCGCTTCGGCGAACAGGTCGGCTTGGCGCGAGAGCAGTTCGATGAGCCGCTCACGCAGGGTGCCGCTGGTCGGGGCGGGCGGGATGACTTGGGGCAGAAGGCGTTCGAAGGTGGCCGCGAGCAGTTGTGAGGAACTGTTGAAGTGGCGGTAGAGGGTGGTGCGGGCGACCTTGGAGGCTTTAGTGACCGCGTCGATGGTGACGGCTTCGATCCCACCGGTTTTGAGCAGGTTGGCCGCGGCGTCGAGCAGTCGGGTGCGCGATCGGGTGCGGCGCGGGTCGACGTCGTCCTCGTCGTCGGGTGCCGCCGCGGGTTCTGTCCCCACCTGACCTCCTGGTGTTCCGATCGCCGGTGCGTTGCCCCCGCTCTCCCGGTTATGGTACCGATAGTAGCGCAGCGAAACTGCTAGTACCGGCGGTCCCGGGTCGGGACGCGGTGGCGGGGCTGCCCGGGTGTGAGGAGGCCGTGATGGGTGCTGATCAGCCGCAGCGGTTGCCGTCACACACGCCGACCTGCATGGGCTGCGGGCCGGACAATCCGCACGGTTTGCAGCTGGAGGTGTTTCGGTGCGGCGATGAGGTGTTCGCTGATCTGGTGTTCGATGAGCGTCATATCGGTGCGCCGGGGCTCGCACACGGTGGCGCGATCGCCGCGGCCTGTGATGACGTGCTGGGGTTTTCGTTGTGGATCGCGGCCACCCCGGCGGTGACGCGCCGTTTGACGGTGGACTATCTGCAGCCGGTGCCGTTGGGATGTACGCATCGGCTGACCGCGCGGATCGCCACCCGCGAGGGCCGGGCGTTGCATGTGGACGGGGTGGGGGTCGGCGTGGACGGTGTCACCCGGTTCACCGCCTCGGCGGTGTTCATCACGGTGGATGCGGCCCATTTCGCCGCCCACGGTGACATCAGCGGTTTCGGGGAGTTGTTCGCCGAGCTGGCCCGCTACGGTGGCGCCGGCCCCGACGCGGGGTCGCGGTGAGCGCGCCCACCGCCGCACCCCGGGACCGGGTGCGGCGCCCGCGCCGGCCGGCGGCCTCGGTGTGGGCGCGTCGCGAGGCGATCCTGGATGCCGCGTGGACGGTGGCCTCAGCACACGGTTTTGACGGTGTGCAGATGCGTGCGGTGGCCGCGCAGGCCGGCATTGCCGCCAGCTCGCTGTATCGGCATTTCCGATCCAAAAGCCATCTGCTGGTGACGGTGCTGGCCCGCGAATTCGAACGTCTCGACACCGAATTCGTCTGGAGTACCGGTGAACTGGCGCCGCAGGCCCGGCTGGGGCGGTTGACCACCCACCTGCACACAGCCTGGCAGGCCAACCCGCACCTGACCGAGGCGATGGTGCGTGCGTTCGTCGTGGCCGACACCGAGGCCACCAGCGCGATCGAGCACGCTGTCGCGGTGATCGAGGACATGCTGGCCCGCGCCCTGGGCGGGCCCACACCCAGCGCACATGACCGGGACGTGGCCAGCCTGATCGCCGACGTGTGGCTGGCCAACCTGATCGCCGTCATCGGCGGCCGGATCGATGCGGACCTGGCCCGCGAACGCATCGACCGCACAACCCGACAGCTGGTGCACGGCACCCACACCACCACTTAGCGATACTAGTAGTATCGCTGCGCTACTCCCAGTACCATAAAGCGACACAACGACGTGTCGAAGGGAGCCGGGCATGCATACCCCCTGGATCGAGCGGTGCACCGTTCAGCGTGTCTCGTTGCGCGACGGATTGGTGCTCGACCTCGACGATTACAACGAATTGGTGATCGCCACCCCGATCCGGCTGACCCTGCCGCCGATCGGATCGTCTTATCCCGAAGAGCAGGTCCTCATCGACCCGGGCAACGTCTCGGTCCAGCAGCGTCCGTTGCTGGACCTGGCCGGCGCGGTGTGCACGGGGGCGTGGTGCGACGAGGGCGGCGGGTTGCACCTGGGTTTTTCCCGCGGGCATCGCATCGATGTCGCCCCCCAGGAGGCCGCGACCTCCTGGGAGCTCTACGGCAAACGCCACGGCTACATGGCATGCCTGCCCCGCGGGCGGGTGCGGGTGGTGCGCCACGACCTGCCCGACGACGAATCTGAGGACACCGCAAGTTAATTCACCCCCCACCGCGCCCAGCCGCAACCATGGCCCGAAAGGTCGGCGCGGCCCTTCCGATCCTCGTGTGGGACTATTAGTATCGTAGCGATACCGATAGTTTCGTTTCTTGGGAGGCGTGGGGATGGGCGATCGAACCGGAGATGCTGGGCCTTCCCGTGGCCGGCGCGGCGTCGATCTGTCCGGATCTTCGGAATACAGCGCCCGGTTGGGTCGGCTCGCGGCGTTCACGGTGGGCCACAAGGCATTGGTGATCGGTGGATGGATCGCGGCCGCGGTGGTGCTGGCGCTGCTGTTCCCGCAGCTGGAGACGGTGGTGCGCCAACAGTCGGTCGATCTGATCCCGCGTGATGTGCCCTCGTTTCAGACCGTGGACCGCATGAGTGAGGCGTTCGGTGAGCAGGGCTCCAAGACGATGCTGTTCGTCGCGATGCAAGACCCGGCCGGTCTGACCCCCGATAATCAGCTGCGCTATCAGGATCTGGTGGGGCGGTTGCGCGCCGATCACGACCATGTCCTGCTGGTCCAGGATCTGCTGGCCGACCCGGTCACCAGAACCCAGGCGGTCAGCGGTGACGGCAAGGCCTGGTATCTGCCGGTCGGGGTGGCCGGCACGCTCGGTGATCCCACCGCGGCCGAATCCGTGCAAGCCGTGCGCGATCTCACCGACACGGCATTCGCCAACACGTCCACCACGGCCTATGTGACAGGGCCACCGGCCACGTTCGCCGATCAGATCGCCTCAGCCGAGCACGACCTGGTGTTCATTTCGATCGCCACCGCCGGGCTGATCGCGCTGATCCTGCTGATCGTGTACCGGTCGGTGTTCACCGCGCTGCTGCCGCTGCTGGTGATCGGGATCAGCCTGGCCGTCGGGCGTGGGGTGCTCTCTGCCCTGGGGGAAATCGGCATGCCGGTCTCGCAGTTCACCGTGGCGTTCATGACCGCGATCCTGCTCGGCGCCGGCACCGACTACACCGTGTTTCTGATCAGCCGCTACCACGAACAACGCCGCGCCCAGGTGCCCGCCGAGCAGGCGGTCATCGCGGCCACCGCCAGCATCGGCCGAGTCATCCTGGCCTCGGCGGGCACCGTGGCCCTGGCCTTTCTGGCCATGGTGTTCGCCACCTTGAGTGTGTTCGCCGGCCTCGGTCCGGCCTGCGCGGTCGCCGTGGCAGTCGGATTCGCCGCCACCGTGACCCTGCTGCCGCCGGTGCTGGCGCTGGCGGCCACCCGCGGCATCGGCGAACCCAAACCCGACCGCACCCGCCGCTACTGGAACAGCGTGGCCGTGGCCGTGGTGCGTCGCCCGGTGCCGCTGCTGGTCATCAGCCTGACCATCCTGGTGGCACTGTCAGCGGCCGCGGCGACCATGACCATCAGCTACGACGACCGCCAAGGACAACCCCCCACCACCGCCAGCAACCAGGGCTATCAGCTGCTGGACCGCCATTTCCCCAAAGACGTCGTCATCACCGAATTCCTCGTCGTGGAAAACCCGACCGACATGCGCACCGGCAAAGGCCTGGCCGACCTCGACGAGATGGCCTCACGCATCGCCCAAATCCCGGCCGTGACACGTGTTTCCGGGATCACCCGACCGGCCGGGCAACGCCTCGACCAAGCCCAACTGTCCTGGCAGAACGGACAAATCGGCGACAAGATGGCCGACTCGGTCGCCCAGGGCAACGACCGGCGCACCGACCTGGACAAGCTCACCCACGGCGCCGACCAACTCGCCGACGGCCTGGCCCAACTCGACACCACCGTGCGCACCGCGCTCACCCCCCTGGGCGGTGTACTCACCCAAGCCGGCGCCGCCGGTGAGAACATGCAGCGCTTCGGCCCGCTGCTGCAACAACTCTCAGCCACCGCACCCGAGGTCGACACCGCCATCCAAGCCGGCCCCGGCATCCGACCCCTGGCCGAACGCGCCCAGACCGCCATCGCCGCCCTCGACCCGCTCGTCACCGCACTCAACACCTCACCGTGGTGTATCACCACCCCGCAATGCACCCAGATCCGCGACCAGGTCAGTATCCTGACCACCCTGCGCGACAACGGATTCTTCACCCAACTCGCCACCCTGGGCGACCAGTACAACCCGGCCACCAACGCCACCGTCACCGGCACCCTCACCGAAGTGCAACACACCGTGGCCACCATGAACAACGCCTTCAAAACCCTCGGCAACCCCGAAAACCTGACCGCCAACATCGGCCGACTCCAACACGGCATCAGCCAACTGGCCTCCGGCGCACGCGCCCTGGCCACCGGCGTGCACACCCTGGCCGACAGCAACATCCAAATGCTGTCCGGGATGAGTCAAATCGCGGCCCAACTGCAAAACTCCGCCCGCGCCACCGCCGGATCCGATGCCGCCACCGGCTTCTACCTGCCCCCCGAAGCCTTCGACAACCGCCAATTCGCCGACGTCGCCAAACACTTCCTCTCACCCGACGGCAAAACCGCCCGCTTCGCCATCGACACCAACACCGACCCCTACAGCGGCGAGGCGATGAACCTGGCCCGCCAGATCACCGACGTCGCCAACACCGCACGCCCCAACACCTCCCTGGACCACGCCACCGTCTCGGTCGCCGGATTCCCCG includes these proteins:
- the eccA gene encoding type VII secretion AAA-ATPase EccA; the protein is MTVANMQSAEAARQALTRGLLASGVSVNNMMPSNNPEVAAKSFRIATDTDPSMCDAWLARIHAGDDSAKTLAGACEARSTFGWEFQRLGILQSSFCPMVFDGLFVSLEITSRDSLLTGYATALAREGRYADASEVLDELSPTDPFDADLHAYAQGVLHFQAKRWPDVLRFFTVDKVWRKPVYGAAAAAMASTALASLGVFEDAYRRAQTAIDNELVPHAATIALYTQAMCLRHLGKHDDAAQLLRRVYARDPKFAPARQAQDDKDRRLTITNPETIEARTDPWDPNTEPTPETEQADQQAELLAEAEAELDRQIGLVEVKRQVHKLRASAKVNKVREERGLPLIVRSHHMAFTGPPGTGKTTIARVVANIYCGLGILPTPKVVEAKRADFVAGYLGQTAEKTDKKIDEALGGVLFIDEAYTLIQEGLSGGDAFGKEAVDTLLARMENDRHRLMVIIAGYDDEIDRFLASNEGLGSRVPRRIRFASYIPTELGAIAASIAAQKESTIDPVASELLERVCAKLAEHQVETIDSDGQPGKPRRVLDVAGNGRFIRNVIEESFDEQMLRIAEELDTGEVDDTTMTTITERDIAAALRTVLATAVPGAVDLDSVISTTA
- a CDS encoding ATP-dependent nuclease; the protein is MHIDRVDVERFLGFERLSIEVDPQLQLIAGPNNAGKSSLLRMLETFFADPSSMDLQRLKPLHDYYVHGGPRMMSSIQVQFAGLTEDEAADFSDAVVRRNGTFWVKISCTRGGTISYHTSRNSPRARDIYQRVLESFSFVKIPSVRVSETGKGENDQSLLRLHETLEGVLVRSGGSRKTQLQKEFEDAIAPVEELVHRVLSDSIEAVASELPFRERDLGIKLPDSRHALRGMLSEAVITSRDEIEVSIAERGTGFQSAMVLGILRYVASRSNQTAGKVVFVIEEPEAFLHPQTQRAMAKILRDISSDAQLLVTTHSPVLVDSFSVRRIVRLPLSPSGTNYEAKRQELSEAEEGRLSRDCDATNSELIFASAVILVEGHGDKLLVDYLLERITGGAGGHYAIGITVIEASSIDNIPRLLRLAQLFGVQAYCITDKDGMHKAGDGKRKVLGILKAKDSPPSQSEVSQLCVLADRHVSKLTAALEQQEELNAKLNAWDVFVLASDLEGLLLDTVGQKRLAEKLGPDGVNQVDRATATRFAEGGQGKEELASWLGSKGWNSTSRKSGKAKPHLPSALLREHLSERTSTRAIRPLEEWLRGIVSEHERSPL
- a CDS encoding ImmA/IrrE family metallo-endopeptidase; translated protein: MTTTVDVYGLRVNQARVMRAMTATAVMEALGWKHSRLNRLEKSTTTALPIKDFDRLVAVLRFPAKFFTTAPTSRVHQSDLLFRAPRSITATEREYLAQFAALAGEFLDELNGRTQLPAVKLPILPIDTAVTQAAAAVRASWGLEHDQPIEYLTHEIERSGVVVVVRRLLTSSSRRILGDGDSTGKIDKHLGYSVRVGEFNTRPLIVVRQSNSWERTRWTLAHEVGHLVLHASGSVTEACEEQASQFASELLAPAAVLAKDVSRAPSLAELLPVKAKWGVSLGALIKHLHTSQLLTGARFEALRRQLYTRVNPDTDTTWGRVEPGWNDREVERPRLISKWLEMAFSARSAAMLAPYDLVWPQDLLEDFMAGQRAAPGAAAVRVAAGSGRATVGPGSSAPSTGSNVIPLRQRSRRG
- a CDS encoding tyrosine-type recombinase/integrase, yielding MARVQRVIFADQPVTYTVVGADHLPVAPAAEYLRFLREGGASPHTVRGYAAGLARWFTMLDVGPHRDGEHPIYPVRTPRRSATPVLSPAQVATILDGCSVQRDGDWTGGAAAVRNRLFFAVLAETGMRLGEALSLRHNDFHIGAGATPWIDIVERQDHPHGARVKTGPRRIYVGDDLEALYSEYVWQLVAMNADQVVDDLSNHFVFVNLQRGPRFSPMRQENIYEKVRGLRTAHRSLPPDWSPHWLRHTHATALLLAGVPEHVVMRRLGHADVQTTLSTYGWVTQDAAMRSLAEWKNYVAGWKGLHDGQQ